One window of Oryza brachyantha chromosome 12, ObraRS2, whole genome shotgun sequence genomic DNA carries:
- the LOC121056073 gene encoding RING-H2 finger protein ATL79-like, whose product MEVVVARRGVVVLRVRPGDPRGGSGDALSDRCSRLLLLWTFAVGLAIGLLMFASHVWASVAAAALLAATCLYTCLSLNAAPVDHRPPPLLRVAATPPAAAAAQQQAANCGGGLRQEDVDAAIPAFEYRKGSSSGGAAEQCAVCISVARRGETVRRLPACGHAFHAPCIDGWLRAHATCPMCRADVKVAGGGSPV is encoded by the coding sequence ATGGAAGTCGTCGTCGCTCGCCGGGGCGTCGTCGTCCTGCGGGTGCGCCCCGGCGACCCGCGcggtggcagcggcgacgcgctGTCCGACCGCTGCTCGAGGCTGCTCCTGCTATGGACGTtcgccgtcggcctcgccATCGGACTGCTCATGTTCGCCAGCCACGTCTgggcctccgtcgccgccgccgcgctcctcgccgcgaCGTGCCTGTACACCTGCCTGTCCCTGAACGCGGCGCCCGTGGAccatcggccgccgccgttgctgcGAGTCGCCGCGACGcctccggccgcggcggcggcgcagcagcagGCGGCCAACTGCGGCGGAGGACTCAGGCAGGAGGACGTCGACGCGGCCATCCCGGCGTTCGAGTACCGGAAGGGGTCGTcgtcgggcggcgcggcggagcagTGCGCCGTGTGCATCAGCGTTGCGCGGCGGGGCGAGACGGTGCGGCGGCTGCCGGCGTGCGGGCACGCGTTCCACGCACCCTGCATCGACGGGTGGCTGCGCGCGCACGCGACGTGCCCCATGTGCCGCGCCGACGTcaaggtcgccggcggcggctcgccggTATAG